GTCGATTGCTGAATTAAAATTTAGCAACACCCTTCTTTGTGTTTCTGGCAGTACCAGTTAATGAACAGCTAGCATGCATGCATGAGATAACTCCTTTTTGAGTCTACTATGTGTAAGTAATCCAAAGGGGAAGCTCACTGCATGTGATTGGAACAGGATTTCAGGTTGGACTCTAATACTCAACTATCCAATCGGTTGCCTATTCGACATGACAATAATTCTCAAAGCATGTATAGAAACTATTACACATTTGGGGGGTAAAGAATGAGGTAAGATAGATCTAGTCTGAGGTAAACTTACGCATCATCGATGAATTTTGCTGCCACCATCACACTTGTGATAAGTAGTCGGTGAACATTGAGGGAAGTGAAATGAGCACTAGTGCATTCAATGAATCTCTCCATGTATATGTGTGCAACCACAAAGCATGAAGGGCTGCAACATGAATACTTATAAATTCGATCCAAGTACTGTTCTATACTGAGAGAAGGGGCTCTTGATCCATGAAATATTGTGATCACGTCTTCTCTTTGTGAGCTTTCTAATAAcctttcattattttgaacagACCTCTCAAGAAGTGTTGAAAGAAGTGATAGAACTCTGGGTTTTCCTGATTTTTCCTTTCCAGATACCTTCAGACCCAATGCTAAGTACTTTTTCGAGCAGATGACCTCAGGTTCAGGAGCCAAAGTTCCCATGTCCTGGAGATCAAAGATTAAGTGGCATCAACACACTCGAAAATTGCCAAAGAAAGTATCATCTAGAATGAGAACTACACAATATATGAAGCAATTAAACATTCGTAAGAGCAGATGAGTAAGTCGCTGTAAAATTTCATCTAATCAGCCTCGGGAAGTAATCAAGGAATTGAAGCAGGGACTGTATCTTTGACTCTTAAACCTGAAGGGGTGCAGTCAATAGGCATGGTTAAGGATCTTCTCTTACTTATCTCCCAAAAAACAAGACAGAAGTTATATAAGAGTTTCTTGTTATGAACCTCAGATTCCTCTTTCTCCACTAAGAGGCTAAAGCTTTTCAGATCTATATTGAGTAGAAATAATATGAAGCACTAGAATGTTTTGGCCCCTTCAACCAGTACACGAAGGTTCACGTTTTCTGTTAGACGGCACTTGATTAAAATGACAACAAAGACCAAAGCTTACAACAATGGAACCCTTTGTTTAGCAGTGAGCAGGATGGTAAACTTGAATTGTAAAAGGCCTTGTTTTGCTTACGCTTTTTGCAATAATGTGGGAAAGAGAATTCAAAAATTGCTGATTTTTTTCATACAGCAATGTTCATTATCCttcatgcataatcataacgGTTACAATTTTGGGGTATTACTTGACTCTTCAAACAAGAtaaaataattcatgaaaagtAAATTAATTTACCAGAATTGACATGCTCAATTTAGGAAATGTTGAGCGTTTCCAGCTAAAACACTACACAGTGTTAGAAGTGCAACTTCTTGCTCATCGCTAACACTCTCTTACTTAGTAATGTGAATCATAAACCATAAACAATTGACCGAGAACGTTGGTTTATCTGTTAAACAGAATAGTAGAGAAGTGCTGGATTAAAACTAAAAGAAGCAATACAGTGAAAATATGAACTGATGAGTCATACTATGACCGCATATCAAGAACTGACCAGTTACCAAATGATTAGTAGCATACCACAGAAGATATACTCCAAAGATGGCATTTAATTATCAATTTTGAGAAGATATGCATTTTCATGAAGAATATTAAAATGACCCATTTAGCTTACAGGAAAATACACTAAATTCTTGAGACCTCAACTATACTTTGAGATCTGAAGTGAGTGTCGCAATGTACAACAGGacttgataaaaaaaaacacGGGATACGTAATCCATCTTCACCATTCCATCACTCCGTCATTGACAATAAATGGGTAAAAACAAATACGTCTAATTTTACTCCCATAAACAGTGCAACAAAACATAAATGTGTCATCCAGAAGACTACCAGTCTCACATTATTTAGTAGTACTAGTCATACTGAAAGAAATTTACATACATGAGTTTGACATGCTTTACTTGAGTTGAGGGTCTGTCAAAAACAAactctaccttcacaaggtaggCGTAAAGGTTACGCACACACCActctccctagaccccactttATGACCCCACTTTATGGGACTACACCTTTGGTTTCCCACTCAATGTTCAGTAAACACATTGGAGCCCAACTAAATCTGTATTCGCACGGAAAAATCCCACGACGCCCCCTAACAAAGGGGGGTCCGTAGGGGGACTCGAACCCGATAATTACCACTCCACCCCAACCCTTATTGGTGGTATGTTAGTATTATAGTAGTTGTTGTATGAGCTTCTATTCTGCCAGCAGCTTATTACAGATTTCACTGTAAGACACTATTTAGTTACAAATTATTATCCTTTCCTATAGGTAGATAATTAAACTTATAATTGACAGATCTAAAAGCATTGAGTCAAGATCTAGTAATTAATAGTAGAAACAAAAAGAATACCTCCACCGCGAAAATTGAAAATTCTTTCTATATATACCAACATTAATAATATGTTTAACTTCAAATCACCCTAAACTTAATTAGCACACTTTTTAACTTACAACCCAAAAAGCATAAACCATAGAtctaattaactaattaacaaaGCAAAGAAGTAGCTACAGATTACCcagaaaataaattgaaaatttaaaaaaaaaacagattaAGAGAGACATAGAAAAGGAGCTTACAGAGAAGAGAGGATAGTTCTTATTCTTGAGAGATCTGGTAAATTTTCAGTTGATACTTGAAATTTCTACATGAGAGCTCAAATCTTGGAAGCAGAAGAATCTGACTCTAATGGCAGCTAACAAAAGGGGCAAGAAAACAATATCATGTCTACACTACACCACACCCTTTGACCCACCCACGCACCCTGAACACCCAAGCTCTCTACTCTGTACTCTATCCTCAACCAAAATAGGTGAGGCAAAAGATGAGAGTAGTAATTTATTGAAAGAATGAAGTAGTACAGGTAATGGGTTTCTTCTTTGTTTAGTTTCTCTTTCTACACACACCAAGAATACCCAGTTGGATTTATCCTTTTTATGTTGCTTCACATGAACAGCAACATGCATCTACATTATATACTCCTTTCCTTCACTTttacactttgtttggatggttgttaccttTGCTTTCCTAATATATgatattgtattgtattatattgtaatgttttaataaatataatatttgaataaattatattattctttGTAGTTATATAATatcttatatttataatttgaatgataaattTAAGCTTCTATGAAAGATAGGATAAAATGAGTCTTTCTGTCATTATCTAATGATGAATTtaaatgatatgatataatataattaagtaacaatcaaaacaaatattatatttaaactagCAACAACCATCTAAACAAGGTGGTACATGTCTTAATTGTCACGAGCATAATTGTTATCATGTGTAATTTTAGATTTTCgagaaataaataattaatgaggATAAAATAGAAGTATATATACTCCCTctaatttatattaaatgaaTTATTAAGATTTGACAATCTgcttatgaaaaatatttaagaacataaattaaagattatttttttctattattttttattattattctcaAATTATTTTACTAAAAAATGTAAAGTAGTTGAAATTCATTAAACTaagaaaaaatatggaaaaaaattcGATAACTCTTTTGAACtttcaataatatatttattctaAACTATAAAAAAAGTCTCActaattcacttaatatgaattAGAGGAAATAATTGTTGAGACagttttcatatttaaaaataagtGAAATAATTCAAAGTTTAAGAAATTGTTAGgactttttttcataaattctcaactattttatattttttaatagaataaTTAAAGTTAATAatgttattaaatatattttttaagaatgaGCTTTTTCTCGTTGGATTTGGGAGTCGTATGCGTCTCTATACATAGGGAAAAAGAATGTGAAGTGTCGGTAGTGTATATCTAATCACAAAATCACCATTTTTAAAGTGGAAAATTTGCTCTTCCATAGGCGAGCGGTGCGGCGTTGGCCctatcataatttattttttattttaggtgaaaatcattttcatccCAATTTTGCTTTTATCAAACTTTTTCTTCgattttgaataataattaaattctttttttatttagtgTATTGTATATTTTacccttattatatcatatatatgtagcacttttttatattatatgtaatttaatttttaatctgcgtatttataactttttctttaagttCAATAACATTATaaatagaataatatttttatgtttttgtaacaaaatttaatattatttttatgaccgttattttgatataatatgtattaagcgtgtgtatatgtatgtatgcgcatatttttgatataatactccttaaaaaaaattaattagagatGTATATTACTAAACTAACATTATTAATAATgccttaaaattttaaatttgacaaCTACTATTTTATGCAGTTATTTAATACTAGTGCTAAggatagaaataaaaatatattaaaaatttgttttgatttcataaattgaacaagtaaaattaaaacaattatttttagaatgagAGTCAAGTAATACAAACGAAAAGAGTATTCTCTATTGTCTAAAGTTTTAATTCACATTGACGGagtattacataaattatagttctaaataatataaaatctaaataaCTACCATCTTTAACAATTTaaacttaataaaattaattagtttggATTTCTACATCGAAATACACTGTATGATTATTATTCTCATCTATTTTcacttgaataaataaatattagtgttttaattattattaataaaattatttttttcattattctaGTTTACTTCATTATAGAAAATCATTAGCCTTTATACTTAATTAGTATTTCTtacttttttcatttaaaatataatatttatgcttttatgaaaattttgttacatgaattaaaaaaaatgaaaatatcataattttaaagaagtaaaaaaaaagttgataaTGAGAGTATAATAggcatttaaaatttttaattaggaTAAAAGGAGAAATTTGATtattgttcaaagttgaggggaaagtttgattttaaaaacaaaGTTGAGGGGAAAATTCACCCTTTTATTTTTCCTCAAATCTTGGAACCTGCCTTTGAATTCCATTAAAACCTTCTTTGGTTAAGctgcttaaaaaaatatttattttgagaaatatttttgttaaataaattttgtttgGCCAATTCGTTAGAAAACGTATTTAGGCTgtttttggtcatttttttaatatatatatatatatatatagttatgaaAATTGACAAGTATCATGACATAATTTACTAGTCCTTCGTTCCATTTTACGTGATATTTTTTGACTGGACacgtgtttaagaaaaaaagaaatatttttaaaacttttggtATAAATTAATTCTCATATATTTGtatgattataaattatttcattaatgatataaaaaaaattaaagttaaattatttttaattataataaaatgacattattttttagacaaacttaaaaagaaaagtaCCGCATAAGATGGGACAGAGGTATTAGAGTGTCATGAACTGTGGTATACTTTACTTGACTCTATTTTTTCTAGCAATACTTTGTTATTCTGGAGAGgttggaaaaaataattaaaagaaaaataaaaaaaatcatatttatatttGATGGACTATTtcaaggaagaaaaaagaaaagagaggcagaATAAAAAGGTAAAAGATAAACAGctgaaattaaaagaaaaaaatatatatttaattgaaaTATAGATGAAATAAATTCATAAAGGATAGTTTGATACATATAATTTAcgacaaaattaattttatcttgaaaatattaatttttggtTTTGCTTTGAGAAAAAACAGAAGTGTATGACTCCTTTTCCATAATAGAAAAACTATTTCTACTCAAAAACTCTAAATTCAAATTGTGGACAAGTGTTctttataaaagtaatttcatatttaaatttataagtaaaataaaaagaaatacttACTATTCAATCATAACATTTATAATTTATTGGTACTGCACCATATTTCTTTCGGAGTTTATTTAGTAAGGTGTATAAGAATAGTGCTAATATGAAATATTAGTAATATTTGTATTAATAGTGTTGGTATTAGTTATATTGATATTATTTCTTATGCAATATTTAATttggtatattaaaaataacatgcattatataatttctaaaaaaatattacaaaaataccctccacaAATACAGTCGAAAggatatgaaaaatattttgaggggCAAATGggcaattatatttttaaacataCTAATACATGCATTAAAACTCCTTGCATTATTAATATCATGGatttttatgtattaattatacataaattaaaaaaatgaagttAAAACGTCTTATCTTGCTTTCCACAATTTTCAAACTGTAAGAAAATGAACCTCTTAATATCTTTGGtaaatatatatcataaattGCAGTTTAAAGATGAAGTAAACAAAAGTTGAATAAATAATGTTAGGGTTAATGAGGCacgaatatatattttttcaagtccATTATAGTATAATTTATACCGCTTCAATAGTATACTTGTCCTCTCCGAAATataacaattcaataatatCGTATAACTCAAACAACTCCAAATTAATTGAAAAGTccaaaatttcatatatataaaaatattttcttttatataaaattaCTCTTTTTGTATAGTAAATAAGTtggaaattaaaatatttttctttgccACCACACCCCTTTTCACTATACTAACCTTAAAATATGAACAGAATAAACAAAATACTTCTCATCCATTTTTCATGTCACAACAAACTAcgtctattttttattttttaactcgaATAACAACtgacttaaaaaaaattaaaaattaaaagtaggACTctgtctattttttattttttaattataagtcatttaaatttaattttttatttttaacttaaaaacttttttttcgaTCAATCCAGAGGGCTCAACTTTTCATCtgataaaaaaaacatttttttatagATATGGTATTACCTCCATGTAGTAAAAATCAGAGAATAGTGAAATATTAAGAGGTCTATCATGTGATAGTGATTGTAATATTTAGGCCTTAGTGGAATAACTAATGATGACACGCAATTTGGTGGTTGTAATTACATAAGTATTACATTAAGAAATAATGAGGACgttcaccacaaactcatataaattaatattattgttttgatatattaaaatatattcttCCTCCAACATTTATTATTAGATGCTTGGTATGTTGtagatttaaaaatttataatgtATTTTCAATTCTCTTAACAAAATAAGATATCCATTACTACATGAAGGGctatttttgtcttttaatCATTTTAATTCATGTATggctaaattttatattttatccatgtatacaataatatataaattttagcataacttatacatatatattattatccaagaaaaaaatcaaatcttatattaataatgcatatattattATAACGCTAACTATTATGCGAAAAGGGAAGTGAAACAagatattatattaataatgtTAAATTTTGTATGGAGATTTTTTCTTTCCTCCACTATTCTCAACCAAACAACACATTAGTTAAGCATTTCCTTTGTTTTAAGAAGTTAGGATATCTGTATAtgcttttttatatatataaaattagcaATAGTACATAAAATTATTTCATGAAGCTTCTGTCCAAAACAAACCAtctattaatatttattattttattttaaatgaaataaatcattaaGTAATTAATCACATTGTATGGGATTAATTAACTAATCGACATATACCAATACTAAACCACCAAAATAGatagattaattaatttattctctCAAGTTACTTTCAGTCGTTTGCTTGTCCAGCTGTCCGATTGatgattaattaaattatttttttagatcaGTTGGTAAGTGGGGTCTCAAAACGTATCAAagacaccaaaaaaaaaaggaaataaaaccCACACTCTTCCGTTCAttaaaatttgacatgaaataaataattcCTTGCGgcaaaaaaagtcaaaaagtgaATGTTTATGGAATTCATTTTTACtaaagtaaataatattttttttattgtagaCTCACGTATTTTGTACTGTAGGCTTGctgtttttttcttcaaaatttatcTATAAAAAGACATCGTTGCAATACAAAAACACACCACTACAGATCCTCTcaactctctttctttctcttactATATCTCctttttattaatttgctaagttagtttgttttataacacgttatcagcacgagcctccatcactttgagttattttaagaaggtaacaaaagggtaagaattttatttccttaaaatgtcgaatatctctaaacttgaatttgctGCTTTTGATATATCTGGAAAAGACTAttcatcatgggcactagatgccaaaatacacctagaatcgatgGTCTGGCATACAACATCAAAGATAACAGTatgacatctagtcaagaccgtgccaaagCCATAATATTTTTCCACCGCCATCTTGACGAGGAGTTAAAATTAGAGTACATCATATTAAAAGACCCTTTAACTGtgaaagaatctaaaagaaagatatgaccatctAAAATTGGTCATCCTTCCATAGGCAAGTCATGATTGgctcaatttgagattaatgaattttaaaaatataactgaatataattctgttttatttagaattatagcacagttaaatttatgcggagaaaaaatcactgagcaagacaaacttgaaaaaatatactccacatttccacccgcgaatatgcttttgcagcagcaatatcgcgaaaaggattttaaaaaatattctgaattactttcgcACCTACTTATTGTTGAACGTCACAACgaactgttaatgaaaaatcatgatagtcggcctgttggttctttgccactttCTGATGTGAATCAGAAaaactataaccaacgagaaagaggtcatggccccagttGTGGTCGTGGtcgaagaaaaaattataatcatgatgctcggttgGCATCGATAAATGATCAACAATATAAAAAGATGAGTGAAAAGCAAAAAACTAtagtaaaaaaattcaaaaaatatatgttatagATGTGGAAGTATGGGGCACTAGTCACGGACCTGCCGGTaatcaaaacgtctggttcagctatatcaggcatccttgaagagggcagaaaataatcaagagacaaactttatctctgaagataatattgagcatatgcatttggatgtagctgattttttcaatttcccaaaagaaaatatgaatattgataagtctgataatatttaaataattttcttttcatttgtttgtactaaataatatgtttatatttttctaattcatgtaaataaaaaaattgtataatgagtcatgttttaattataacgtttaccttatttctttttgaagaaaaatatggatatgcctcaaattttgtttggatcaataatcaatcgcgaggatatttgtgtaattgatagtggaacgactcatgtcatttttaaagacgaaatatattttttctacttgcttagaagaaaagcaaatgttactattatttctggtaattcaaaaattattgaaggctctgaaaaagctactatatttctgcctaaggggacaaagattgttatagaaggggcactattctcttctaaatcttcaaaaaaacttgttaagttttaaagatatccgcataaatggatatcatgtcgagacactaaatgaaatgaatattgaataccttggtataaccaagagtgtctcaggccagaaatatattttgaaaaaattaccaactttgtcttctagcctatattatgcaaaaattagtgcaattgaagcacatttgatcgtaaaccagaagtttactgatctaaatacatttttGATATGTCATGATTGAATgagtcatcctggatcaataatgataagacgaattcttgaaaattcaactggacatccgttaaagaacctgaaGTTTCTtataaatgatgaattttcatgtgttgcttgttataaaagaaaattaattgccagaccatcaacCGTGAAGATTGACATCGAATCTCTtgactttttagagcgtatacatgggaATATATATGGACATATTCATCCACCTaatggattgtttagatattttatggtcctaatagatgcatcatcaagatggtctcatgtgtgcctcttatcatctcgcaacctggcgtttgcgaagttgttgtcacaataataagattaagggtgcaattctcaaattatccaattaaggctattcgccttgataatgttgGAGAATTTATATCctaagcttttgatgattattgcttagcaattgagaaaaaaaattgaacatcatgttgctgatgtttatactcaaaatggtcttgcagagtcatttattaagcgcctacaattgatagcaagacctctacttatgaaaataaaattatcgattactatttggggtcatgctatcttacatgcagcagcacttgtacgtctcagatcGATAAATTATAACAAATACTCTCCGttacaattagtatttggtcatgagtcaaatatagcccatttacgAATTTTAGTTGtacggtatacgtgcctgtagaaccaccacaacgtacaaagatgggccgTCAACGAAGGTTGaacatatatgttgggtttgactcaccctccataatttgctatcttgaaccgttgacaagagacttatttactgatcgatttgcagattgtcggtttgatgaaataacttttcgCAATTAGGGGGAGAGTAAAAGAAATCCAAAAGAGAAAATGCGTGAAAagttcatcactatctcattttgatccacgtacccgcacatgtgagcaggaggtcaagaagatcatccacttacagaaaagaGCAAATCAGatgtcagatgcatttactgatttaaaatggataactaagtcacatatccatgttgtgaatgtgcctatccggattgatgtctcAAAAGGACCATTTACTAGTaacatagcttctgaatcccaaacatgCTTGATGCATGGTAGatcattgggttcaaaggataaaaatcctagaaagagaagcttGAAGAATagtaaagatgatactacaaaataACCTCCCGAAAAAGGTCAAGacttgagtaatcctgatattccttaagaaatcagtgaacccgagactcaagtgaatgaagaacttgcAATAGGTTC
This DNA window, taken from Solanum dulcamara chromosome 3, daSolDulc1.2, whole genome shotgun sequence, encodes the following:
- the LOC129882827 gene encoding cyclin-U3-1, with the translated sequence MSILDMGTLAPEPEVICSKKYLALGLKVSGKEKSGKPRVLSLLSTLLERSVQNNERLLESSQREDVITIFHGSRAPSLSIEQYLDRIYKYSCCSPSCFVVAHIYMERFIECTSAHFTSLNVHRLLITSVMVAAKFIDDAFYNNAYYARVGGVTTKELNKLEMKFLFGLDFQLHVNVQTFRSYCSLLEKEGTVGLQIEHSIQACRISESWSNKDDSTCAQIAR